A window of the Zeugodacus cucurbitae isolate PBARC_wt_2022May chromosome 4, idZeuCucr1.2, whole genome shotgun sequence genome harbors these coding sequences:
- the LOC105212996 gene encoding klarsicht protein isoform X5 — MYMGYGIPFNYTYCVTINIDLLAAWEDLLSWSENAASARKMQEEMIILKHSLNKLGNNGTFELLDTEPQIQVAIEALKNEKTELQNYRTNMLRLNASVHSWLTRQERRLQNAIAEEESKDTGIVDVESLNKLNMPSVDEGDAAKCSSPGDTVTTNISAAAKNMSASIGTSTVGSSTKVLDIQTLINSENEFHRHLKNEVSEMYSAWDDADARINSQLETLTNSLLAWRQLESGLYEFQQALGHDRGTLKGLEGALDKGQTTPVELAQNVKVVAKLLSERVNVSEEQLTAVREHLDPNHILHITKFTASNGSLSDSGISDGGATSDGGLSERERRLGVLRRLVKQLELALAPGSEAMKSIAVRMESAEAELKNLQNTCRDLIVRTAATHQNKKMQQKLQKTEIQQLLVPVTDIGGKGSKTPKSNGPDADGKNGNLTYEQNYGLQCNGTSKRNGRRRQNKRSSGSDGNIDKTNARITNNNSDATEVRSHLSVAAPDSGDPADDPDLEFDLETGDKKNDKVTHNSWAWRIAKAAVPMQLALITFLCAACLMQPNCCDNLNNLSMSFTPQLRYIRGPPPI, encoded by the exons atgtatatgggaTATGGCATTCCATTCAATTACACATATTGCGTGACAATTAATATCG atTTACTAGCAGCTTGGGAGGATCTTTTGAGCTGGAGTGAAAATGCTGCATCTGCACGTAAAATGCAGGAAGAGATGATCATCCTTAAGCACTCTCTTAACAAATTAGGTAATAATGGTACATTTGAGCTACTGGATACGGAGCCCCAAATCCAAGTTGCCATCGAGGCTCTAAAG AATGAGAAAACGGAATTGCAAAACTATCGCACAAATATGCTGCGGCTTAACGCCAGTGTGCACAGCTGGTTAACACGCCAAGAAAGACGCTTGCAGAACGCCATAGCAGAGGAAGAATCCAAAGATACTGGAATAGTTGATGTTGAATCGCTCAATAAACTCAATATGCCCAGTGTCGACGAAGGAGATGCTGCCAAGTGTTCATCTCCTGGGGATACAGTGACTACAAATATAAGTGCCGCTGCAAAGAATATGTCTGCATCCATCGGCACCAGCACCGTTGGTAGCAGTACCAAAGTGCTGGACATACAAACATTAATAAACTCAGAAAATGAATTCCACAGACACTTGAAGAATGAAGTGAGTGAAATGTACAGTGCTTGGGATGATGCTGACGCAAG AATTAATTCGCAATTGGAGACGCTAACCAACTCGTTGCTGGCTTGGAGGCAGTTAGAAAGTGGTCTGTACGAATTTCAGCAAGCGCTCGGTCATGATCGCGGCACATTGAAAGGCCTGGAGGGCGCTCTGGATAAAGGTCAAACAACACCAGTGGAGCTTGCACAGAATGTGAAAGTCGTTGCTAAATTACTTTCGGAGCGTGTAAATGTCAGCGAGGAACAG CTCACTGCAGTGCGGGAACACTTGGACCCCAATCACATTTTACACATTACTAAATTCACCGCTTCAAATGGCTCCCTTTCGGATTCCGGCATTTCAGATGGTGGCGCAACTTCTGATGGCGGATTGTCTGAGCGTGAGCGCCGACTCGGCGTATTGCGGCGCTTAGTAAAGCAACTGGAGTTGGCTTTAGCCCCTGGTAGTGAGGCAATGAAATCGATTGCAGTGCGCATGGAATCGGCTGAAGCAGAACTTAAGAATTTGCAAAACACTTGTCGTGATCTTATTGTGCGCACAGCTGCCACGcatcaaaataagaaaatgcaACAGAAATTGCAGAAAACCGAAATACAACAACTACTCGTACCTGTCACTGATATTGGCGGCAAAGGCAGTAAGACTCCGAAATCCAATGGTCCTGATGCTGATGGTAAAAATGGAAACCTAACTTATGAACAGAATTATGGCCTTCAATGTAATGGGACATCAAAACGCAATGGCCGCCGAAGGCAGAACAAAAGATCTTCAGGGTCCGATGGCAACATAGATAAGACCAATGCCAGAATCACTAACAACAATTCGGATGCCACGGAAGTACGTAGTCATTTATCTGTAGCTGCTCCGGACTCTGGTGATCCTGCTGATGATCCGGATCTGGAATTCGATTTGGAGACAGGAGACAAAAAGAATGATAAGGTCACCCATAATAGCTGGGCTTGGCGTATTGCAAAAGCAGCGGTTCCAATGCAACTGGCTCTAATCACCTTCCTGTGCGCAGCTTGTCTTATGCAGCCCAACTGTTGTGACAACCTCAACAACTTATCTATGAGTTTTACGCCTCAGTTGCGGTATATACGTGGGCCTCCTCCGATTTGA
- the LOC105212996 gene encoding klarsicht protein isoform X6, whose amino-acid sequence MQEEMIILKHSLNKLGNNGTFELLDTEPQIQVAIEALKNEKTELQNYRTNMLRLNASVHSWLTRQERRLQNAIAEEESKDTGIVDVESLNKLNMPSVDEGDAAKCSSPGDTVTTNISAAAKNMSASIGTSTVGSSTKVLDIQTLINSENEFHRHLKNEVSEMYSAWDDADARINSQLETLTNSLLAWRQLESGLYEFQQALGHDRGTLKGLEGALDKGQTTPVELAQNVKVVAKLLSERVNVSEEQLTAVREHLDPNHILHITKFTASNGSLSDSGISDGGATSDGGLSERERRLGVLRRLVKQLELALAPGSEAMKSIAVRMESAEAELKNLQNTCRDLIVRTAATHQNKKMQQKLQKTEIQQLLVPVTDIGGKGSKTPKSNGPDADGKNGNLTYEQNYGLQCNGTSKRNGRRRQNKRSSGSDGNIDKTNARITNNNSDATEVRSHLSVAAPDSGDPADDPDLEFDLETGDKKNDKVTHNSWAWRIAKAAVPMQLALITFLCAACLMQPNCCDNLNNLSMSFTPQLRYIRGPPPI is encoded by the exons ATGCAGGAAGAGATGATCATCCTTAAGCACTCTCTTAACAAATTAGGTAATAATGGTACATTTGAGCTACTGGATACGGAGCCCCAAATCCAAGTTGCCATCGAGGCTCTAAAG AATGAGAAAACGGAATTGCAAAACTATCGCACAAATATGCTGCGGCTTAACGCCAGTGTGCACAGCTGGTTAACACGCCAAGAAAGACGCTTGCAGAACGCCATAGCAGAGGAAGAATCCAAAGATACTGGAATAGTTGATGTTGAATCGCTCAATAAACTCAATATGCCCAGTGTCGACGAAGGAGATGCTGCCAAGTGTTCATCTCCTGGGGATACAGTGACTACAAATATAAGTGCCGCTGCAAAGAATATGTCTGCATCCATCGGCACCAGCACCGTTGGTAGCAGTACCAAAGTGCTGGACATACAAACATTAATAAACTCAGAAAATGAATTCCACAGACACTTGAAGAATGAAGTGAGTGAAATGTACAGTGCTTGGGATGATGCTGACGCAAG AATTAATTCGCAATTGGAGACGCTAACCAACTCGTTGCTGGCTTGGAGGCAGTTAGAAAGTGGTCTGTACGAATTTCAGCAAGCGCTCGGTCATGATCGCGGCACATTGAAAGGCCTGGAGGGCGCTCTGGATAAAGGTCAAACAACACCAGTGGAGCTTGCACAGAATGTGAAAGTCGTTGCTAAATTACTTTCGGAGCGTGTAAATGTCAGCGAGGAACAG CTCACTGCAGTGCGGGAACACTTGGACCCCAATCACATTTTACACATTACTAAATTCACCGCTTCAAATGGCTCCCTTTCGGATTCCGGCATTTCAGATGGTGGCGCAACTTCTGATGGCGGATTGTCTGAGCGTGAGCGCCGACTCGGCGTATTGCGGCGCTTAGTAAAGCAACTGGAGTTGGCTTTAGCCCCTGGTAGTGAGGCAATGAAATCGATTGCAGTGCGCATGGAATCGGCTGAAGCAGAACTTAAGAATTTGCAAAACACTTGTCGTGATCTTATTGTGCGCACAGCTGCCACGcatcaaaataagaaaatgcaACAGAAATTGCAGAAAACCGAAATACAACAACTACTCGTACCTGTCACTGATATTGGCGGCAAAGGCAGTAAGACTCCGAAATCCAATGGTCCTGATGCTGATGGTAAAAATGGAAACCTAACTTATGAACAGAATTATGGCCTTCAATGTAATGGGACATCAAAACGCAATGGCCGCCGAAGGCAGAACAAAAGATCTTCAGGGTCCGATGGCAACATAGATAAGACCAATGCCAGAATCACTAACAACAATTCGGATGCCACGGAAGTACGTAGTCATTTATCTGTAGCTGCTCCGGACTCTGGTGATCCTGCTGATGATCCGGATCTGGAATTCGATTTGGAGACAGGAGACAAAAAGAATGATAAGGTCACCCATAATAGCTGGGCTTGGCGTATTGCAAAAGCAGCGGTTCCAATGCAACTGGCTCTAATCACCTTCCTGTGCGCAGCTTGTCTTATGCAGCCCAACTGTTGTGACAACCTCAACAACTTATCTATGAGTTTTACGCCTCAGTTGCGGTATATACGTGGGCCTCCTCCGATTTGA
- the LOC105212996 gene encoding klarsicht protein isoform X4, whose protein sequence is MKVSVAVQTDISEMLSASSSSAASRCSSEQDLLAAWEDLLSWSENAASARKMQEEMIILKHSLNKLGNNGTFELLDTEPQIQVAIEALKNEKTELQNYRTNMLRLNASVHSWLTRQERRLQNAIAEEESKDTGIVDVESLNKLNMPSVDEGDAAKCSSPGDTVTTNISAAAKNMSASIGTSTVGSSTKVLDIQTLINSENEFHRHLKNEVSEMYSAWDDADARINSQLETLTNSLLAWRQLESGLYEFQQALGHDRGTLKGLEGALDKGQTTPVELAQNVKVVAKLLSERVNVSEEQLTAVREHLDPNHILHITKFTASNGSLSDSGISDGGATSDGGLSERERRLGVLRRLVKQLELALAPGSEAMKSIAVRMESAEAELKNLQNTCRDLIVRTAATHQNKKMQQKLQKTEIQQLLVPVTDIGGKGSKTPKSNGPDADGKNGNLTYEQNYGLQCNGTSKRNGRRRQNKRSSGSDGNIDKTNARITNNNSDATEVRSHLSVAAPDSGDPADDPDLEFDLETGDKKNDKVTHNSWAWRIAKAAVPMQLALITFLCAACLMQPNCCDNLNNLSMSFTPQLRYIRGPPPI, encoded by the exons ATGAAAGTCAGCGTCGCAGTACAAACAGACATCTCAGAAATGCTCTCGGCGAGTTCATCGTCAGCGGCATCACGCTGCTCTTCGGAACAAG atTTACTAGCAGCTTGGGAGGATCTTTTGAGCTGGAGTGAAAATGCTGCATCTGCACGTAAAATGCAGGAAGAGATGATCATCCTTAAGCACTCTCTTAACAAATTAGGTAATAATGGTACATTTGAGCTACTGGATACGGAGCCCCAAATCCAAGTTGCCATCGAGGCTCTAAAG AATGAGAAAACGGAATTGCAAAACTATCGCACAAATATGCTGCGGCTTAACGCCAGTGTGCACAGCTGGTTAACACGCCAAGAAAGACGCTTGCAGAACGCCATAGCAGAGGAAGAATCCAAAGATACTGGAATAGTTGATGTTGAATCGCTCAATAAACTCAATATGCCCAGTGTCGACGAAGGAGATGCTGCCAAGTGTTCATCTCCTGGGGATACAGTGACTACAAATATAAGTGCCGCTGCAAAGAATATGTCTGCATCCATCGGCACCAGCACCGTTGGTAGCAGTACCAAAGTGCTGGACATACAAACATTAATAAACTCAGAAAATGAATTCCACAGACACTTGAAGAATGAAGTGAGTGAAATGTACAGTGCTTGGGATGATGCTGACGCAAG AATTAATTCGCAATTGGAGACGCTAACCAACTCGTTGCTGGCTTGGAGGCAGTTAGAAAGTGGTCTGTACGAATTTCAGCAAGCGCTCGGTCATGATCGCGGCACATTGAAAGGCCTGGAGGGCGCTCTGGATAAAGGTCAAACAACACCAGTGGAGCTTGCACAGAATGTGAAAGTCGTTGCTAAATTACTTTCGGAGCGTGTAAATGTCAGCGAGGAACAG CTCACTGCAGTGCGGGAACACTTGGACCCCAATCACATTTTACACATTACTAAATTCACCGCTTCAAATGGCTCCCTTTCGGATTCCGGCATTTCAGATGGTGGCGCAACTTCTGATGGCGGATTGTCTGAGCGTGAGCGCCGACTCGGCGTATTGCGGCGCTTAGTAAAGCAACTGGAGTTGGCTTTAGCCCCTGGTAGTGAGGCAATGAAATCGATTGCAGTGCGCATGGAATCGGCTGAAGCAGAACTTAAGAATTTGCAAAACACTTGTCGTGATCTTATTGTGCGCACAGCTGCCACGcatcaaaataagaaaatgcaACAGAAATTGCAGAAAACCGAAATACAACAACTACTCGTACCTGTCACTGATATTGGCGGCAAAGGCAGTAAGACTCCGAAATCCAATGGTCCTGATGCTGATGGTAAAAATGGAAACCTAACTTATGAACAGAATTATGGCCTTCAATGTAATGGGACATCAAAACGCAATGGCCGCCGAAGGCAGAACAAAAGATCTTCAGGGTCCGATGGCAACATAGATAAGACCAATGCCAGAATCACTAACAACAATTCGGATGCCACGGAAGTACGTAGTCATTTATCTGTAGCTGCTCCGGACTCTGGTGATCCTGCTGATGATCCGGATCTGGAATTCGATTTGGAGACAGGAGACAAAAAGAATGATAAGGTCACCCATAATAGCTGGGCTTGGCGTATTGCAAAAGCAGCGGTTCCAATGCAACTGGCTCTAATCACCTTCCTGTGCGCAGCTTGTCTTATGCAGCCCAACTGTTGTGACAACCTCAACAACTTATCTATGAGTTTTACGCCTCAGTTGCGGTATATACGTGGGCCTCCTCCGATTTGA
- the LOC105212996 gene encoding klarsicht protein isoform X3 gives MPGPIKQRVQEWLEHQPSSSTPVQGHRNHSDELQSGVKSKAGDDCEASGEASESDSVPQLGSDTSEGLTESIATCMQTSTNSYGGNSTECFGSSAEPIASSATIQGYGSSNQSLNVKIVKRSQSRRKSERPWSVSCLSQLTTETVQTEAIEPVVSNAQTGLATHSISESALDSLSPGRQRVSSASALNVTQVKASNSKGSLKRRKTRKKKMSTSGNLGVVASNSHSVLKKSPDSGSEDTAEMPRLTQTLLMKSCESMSTQQIREITSALLSLQHGNVTNPNEGATGGSNNAAQYTIEKSQQHAMQEAQKDMGEGVSLMKPNFRVGSYTSAYMRNEKRLGSLAALATYMNDDEEEQQGEYTTGTEDHHSSFSETAWDNYQEKYNSENYSEGFDSDAARKLMEFGDDYRNFIDSQSDCCSSLSAANNLDSLSPPRMDSLQQADTKTITQDTIANSVDHARRRRALDLEYERRRKTLEVRRKSCQDSTDTQNTRSPVISTSSSVNAITPRIGFERVHQQIKSDTTGRKLEFGMSQSAQSLRRTSESDTSTRRRKIDDRRRSSRNLDKSIKAIPATSSSSCDDSDNEKEMRNLLQQSRNRLEDTEALKIRCHLLRPEDYTEIISTCRDNIRCLEAVIRGPPGTVLSAQCAGQTKDLLAAWEDLLSWSENAASARKMQEEMIILKHSLNKLGNNGTFELLDTEPQIQVAIEALKNEKTELQNYRTNMLRLNASVHSWLTRQERRLQNAIAEEESKDTGIVDVESLNKLNMPSVDEGDAAKCSSPGDTVTTNISAAAKNMSASIGTSTVGSSTKVLDIQTLINSENEFHRHLKNEVSEMYSAWDDADARINSQLETLTNSLLAWRQLESGLYEFQQALGHDRGTLKGLEGALDKGQTTPVELAQNVKVVAKLLSERVNVSEEQLTAVREHLDPNHILHITKFTASNGSLSDSGISDGGATSDGGLSERERRLGVLRRLVKQLELALAPGSEAMKSIAVRMESAEAELKNLQNTCRDLIVRTAATHQNKKMQQKLQKTEIQQLLVPVTDIGGKGSKTPKSNGPDADGKNGNLTYEQNYGLQCNGTSKRNGRRRQNKRSSGSDGNIDKTNARITNNNSDATEVRSHLSVAAPDSGDPADDPDLEFDLETGDKKNDKVTHNSWAWRIAKAAVPMQLALITFLCAACLMQPNCCDNLNNLSMSFTPQLRYIRGPPPI, from the exons ATGCCAGGTCCAATCAAGCAACGTGTACAA GAATGGCTGGAGCATCAGCCATCATCATCAACCCCAGTTCAGGGGCATCGAAATCACAGCGATGAATTGCAAAGTGGTGTAAAGTCAAAAGCGGGCGACGACTGTGAAGCGTCAGGCGAAGCTTCCGAATCAGATTCGGTTCCGCAGCTTGGTTCAGATACTTCGGAGGGACTTACAGAATCAATAGCTACGTGCATGCAGACAAGCACAAATTCATATGGTGGCAATTCCACAGAATGCTTTGGTAGTTCAGCTGAACCCATAGCCAGTTCAGCGACAATACAAGGTTACGGCAGTAGCAATCAGagtttaaatgtaaaaattgtaaaacgcTCTCAGTCCCGTCGCAAGTCGGAACGACCATGGTCGGTATCATGCCTGTCACAACTGACTACTGAAACAGTTCAAACAGAGGCGATCGAACCAGTTGTGAGCAATGCACAAACTGGACTTGCTACACATTCTATCAGTGAGTCAGCGTTGGATTCTCTGTCTCCTGGACGGCAACGTGTCTCCTCCGCGTCAGCGTTAAATGTCACCCAAGTTAAAGCGAGCAATAGCAAGGGATCTTTGAAACGTCGTAAGACTCGTAAGAAGAAAATGTCCACGTCTGGGAATTTAGGTGTAGTCGCTTCAAATTCACATTCAGTTCTTAAGAAAAGTCCAGATTCTGGCTCTGAGGATACCGCCGAGATGCCACGACTCACACAAACTCTGCTCATGAAGTCGTGTGAGTCCATGTCTACGCAACAAATACGTGAAATAACAAGCGCGCTATTGAGTCTACAACACGGAAATGTAACAAATCCCAATGAAGGTGCAACAGGTGGCAGCAACAATGCAGCTCAATACACCATAGAAAAGTCACAACAGCACGCCATGCAGGAAGCGCAGAAAGATATGGGCGAAGGGGTTTCCTTGATGAAACCCAATTTTCGAGTGGGTTCCTACACCTCGGCATATATGCGCAATGAGAAACGGTTGGGTTCGTTGGCCGCTTTAGCCACATACATGAACGATGATGAAGAAGAGCAACAGGGAG AATACACTACTGGCACTGAGGATCACCATAGCAGTTTCTCAGAGACAGCTTGGGATAATtatcaagaaaaatataattctgAAAACTATTCCGAAGGCTTCGACTCGGATGCAGCCAGAAAACTTATGGAATTCGGAGATGACTACag AAATTTCATCGATTCGCAGTCAGATTGCTGTTCGTCGCTGTCTGCTGCCAACAATTTGGATTCGTTGTCGCCGCCACGTATGGACTCGTTGCAACAAGCAGACACGAAAACGATCACGCAAGACACAATTGCCAATAGTGTAGATCATGCCAGACGTCGCCGTGCACTTGACTTGGAGTATGAGAGGAGACGTAAGACATTAGAGGTTCGCCGCAAATCATGTCAAG ATTCAACTGATACACAAAATACGCGTAGTCCCGTCATATCGACGTCATCTTCAGTCAACGCAATCACTCCTAGGATCGGTTTTGAAAGGGTACATCAACAGATAAAATCAGATACAACTGGTCGCAAATTGGAATTTGGTATGAGTCAATCGGCACAGTCGTTGCGCCGCACATCTGAAAGCGATACATCTACTCGACGTCGCAAAATTGACGATCGTCGTCGCTCATCGCGCAACCTTGATAAAAGTATCAAAGCCATACCGGCCACGTCGTCGTCGAGCTGCGACGACTCCGACAATGAAAAGGAAATGCGTAATTTGCTACAACAAAGCAGAAATCGCTTGGAAGACACCGAAGCATTAAAGATACGCTGTCACCTATTGCGTCCAGAAGATTAT ACGGAGATTATTAGCACTTGCCGAGACAACATACGGTGTTTGGAAGCCGTAATACGTGGTCCGCCTGGCACAGTGCTCTCTGCACAGTGTGCCGGCCAGACAAAAG atTTACTAGCAGCTTGGGAGGATCTTTTGAGCTGGAGTGAAAATGCTGCATCTGCACGTAAAATGCAGGAAGAGATGATCATCCTTAAGCACTCTCTTAACAAATTAGGTAATAATGGTACATTTGAGCTACTGGATACGGAGCCCCAAATCCAAGTTGCCATCGAGGCTCTAAAG AATGAGAAAACGGAATTGCAAAACTATCGCACAAATATGCTGCGGCTTAACGCCAGTGTGCACAGCTGGTTAACACGCCAAGAAAGACGCTTGCAGAACGCCATAGCAGAGGAAGAATCCAAAGATACTGGAATAGTTGATGTTGAATCGCTCAATAAACTCAATATGCCCAGTGTCGACGAAGGAGATGCTGCCAAGTGTTCATCTCCTGGGGATACAGTGACTACAAATATAAGTGCCGCTGCAAAGAATATGTCTGCATCCATCGGCACCAGCACCGTTGGTAGCAGTACCAAAGTGCTGGACATACAAACATTAATAAACTCAGAAAATGAATTCCACAGACACTTGAAGAATGAAGTGAGTGAAATGTACAGTGCTTGGGATGATGCTGACGCAAG AATTAATTCGCAATTGGAGACGCTAACCAACTCGTTGCTGGCTTGGAGGCAGTTAGAAAGTGGTCTGTACGAATTTCAGCAAGCGCTCGGTCATGATCGCGGCACATTGAAAGGCCTGGAGGGCGCTCTGGATAAAGGTCAAACAACACCAGTGGAGCTTGCACAGAATGTGAAAGTCGTTGCTAAATTACTTTCGGAGCGTGTAAATGTCAGCGAGGAACAG CTCACTGCAGTGCGGGAACACTTGGACCCCAATCACATTTTACACATTACTAAATTCACCGCTTCAAATGGCTCCCTTTCGGATTCCGGCATTTCAGATGGTGGCGCAACTTCTGATGGCGGATTGTCTGAGCGTGAGCGCCGACTCGGCGTATTGCGGCGCTTAGTAAAGCAACTGGAGTTGGCTTTAGCCCCTGGTAGTGAGGCAATGAAATCGATTGCAGTGCGCATGGAATCGGCTGAAGCAGAACTTAAGAATTTGCAAAACACTTGTCGTGATCTTATTGTGCGCACAGCTGCCACGcatcaaaataagaaaatgcaACAGAAATTGCAGAAAACCGAAATACAACAACTACTCGTACCTGTCACTGATATTGGCGGCAAAGGCAGTAAGACTCCGAAATCCAATGGTCCTGATGCTGATGGTAAAAATGGAAACCTAACTTATGAACAGAATTATGGCCTTCAATGTAATGGGACATCAAAACGCAATGGCCGCCGAAGGCAGAACAAAAGATCTTCAGGGTCCGATGGCAACATAGATAAGACCAATGCCAGAATCACTAACAACAATTCGGATGCCACGGAAGTACGTAGTCATTTATCTGTAGCTGCTCCGGACTCTGGTGATCCTGCTGATGATCCGGATCTGGAATTCGATTTGGAGACAGGAGACAAAAAGAATGATAAGGTCACCCATAATAGCTGGGCTTGGCGTATTGCAAAAGCAGCGGTTCCAATGCAACTGGCTCTAATCACCTTCCTGTGCGCAGCTTGTCTTATGCAGCCCAACTGTTGTGACAACCTCAACAACTTATCTATGAGTTTTACGCCTCAGTTGCGGTATATACGTGGGCCTCCTCCGATTTGA